One segment of Fuscovulum ytuae DNA contains the following:
- a CDS encoding heme biosynthesis protein HemY, translating to MIWSLAKVLLFILIIATLTLGAEVLLNTGGGIRIAVAGYEFTLGPLQAFITFLVMIVLVWLLMKFVGFTIALFRFLNGDETAISRYFDRNRERKGFEALSEGLMALAAGEGRLALNRAIKAEKYLAEPHLTTLLVAQAAEAAGDTRRATDAYKELLSSDVTRFVAIRGLLRQKLTEGDTETAQKLAIKALELKPRHEETQDILLKLQAESRDWKGARGTLTAKMKAGALPRDVYRRRDAVLALQQAQAVLDEGSSIEAREAAIEANRQSPDLIPAAAMAARALAEKGDRKGATRVLKKAWDAKPHPDLAAAFADIEPGESAAQRLKRFRTLVTNHPQHEETRLLMAELNIAAEDFPEARRAIGDIVETHPTQRALAIMAAIERGEGADEAVVRGWLAKALIAPRGPQWCCDKCQAVHAKWDPICDNCGGFDTLSWREPPERTGPSATGAELLPVIVSPPKPSEPPEPAPEEPNAKGPAEPETIDLEAIVRRGG from the coding sequence ATGATCTGGTCCCTCGCCAAGGTTCTGCTGTTTATTCTTATCATCGCCACACTCACGCTTGGGGCCGAGGTTCTGTTGAACACCGGTGGCGGTATCCGTATCGCGGTCGCGGGCTACGAATTCACTCTTGGCCCGCTTCAGGCCTTCATCACCTTTCTTGTGATGATCGTCCTCGTCTGGCTCTTGATGAAGTTCGTGGGTTTTACCATCGCCCTCTTCCGCTTCCTCAATGGCGACGAAACTGCAATCAGTCGCTATTTCGACCGCAACCGGGAACGCAAGGGGTTCGAGGCCTTATCAGAAGGCCTCATGGCCCTTGCCGCAGGTGAAGGACGCCTTGCTCTGAACCGTGCGATTAAGGCCGAGAAATACCTTGCCGAACCGCATCTCACCACGCTTCTCGTCGCACAGGCGGCCGAGGCGGCGGGTGACACGCGCCGCGCAACGGATGCCTATAAGGAACTGCTGTCCTCTGATGTCACCCGATTTGTCGCCATCCGGGGCCTTTTGCGCCAGAAGCTGACCGAAGGTGATACCGAAACTGCGCAGAAACTTGCGATCAAGGCGCTGGAACTTAAGCCGCGCCATGAAGAAACGCAGGATATCCTCCTGAAATTGCAGGCAGAAAGCCGTGATTGGAAAGGTGCACGCGGCACCCTGACTGCCAAGATGAAGGCAGGAGCCTTGCCCCGCGATGTCTACCGCCGCCGAGATGCCGTGCTTGCCTTGCAGCAAGCGCAAGCCGTGCTTGACGAAGGCAGCAGCATCGAAGCCCGCGAGGCCGCAATCGAGGCGAACCGCCAATCGCCCGACCTTATTCCCGCCGCTGCCATGGCCGCGCGGGCTTTGGCCGAAAAAGGCGATAGAAAAGGGGCGACACGCGTTCTGAAAAAGGCATGGGACGCCAAACCCCATCCCGATCTCGCGGCCGCATTCGCGGATATCGAACCCGGGGAATCAGCGGCTCAGCGGCTTAAACGCTTCCGCACCCTTGTGACGAACCATCCGCAGCACGAAGAGACCCGGCTTCTTATGGCCGAACTCAACATCGCCGCTGAAGATTTCCCCGAAGCCCGGCGCGCGATTGGCGACATTGTTGAAACACATCCAACACAGCGCGCGCTGGCCATCATGGCCGCCATTGAACGCGGCGAGGGCGCGGATGAGGCTGTGGTGCGCGGCTGGCTGGCGAAGGCGCTTATAGCGCCCCGCGGCCCGCAATGGTGCTGTGACAAATGTCAGGCTGTTCACGCGAAATGGGACCCGATCTGTGACAATTGCGGTGGCTTCGATACCCTTTCTTGGCGCGAGCCTCCCGAACGGACCGGACCCTCGGCCACGGGGGCCGAACTTCTGCCGGTGATTGTGTCCCCGCCCAAGCCAAGCGAACCCCCGGAGCCCGCCCCCGAAGAACCGAATGCCAAAGGTCCGGCAGAACCGGAAACCATCGATCTAGAGGCGATTGTTCGTCGCGGCGGTTAA
- a CDS encoding response regulator, with protein sequence MRILAIDDDPVFLELLAGMLKMIGYAQVTTMPSGEEALHELDYSGTLYDCILSDMQMPDMDGAAVTAAIRTRTAYRQTPILMITAMSGKNAVDEAFAAGATDYITKPLDIIELRARIGMVDRLLAERRRLAEFARLVGQRAAAAEIKAEFETPILIPGFERGIEFLAMENYLLTLGVKRMYSTSAFAIHVKNASIIFNKASGATYVQMLGDVAAQIVDALKTEEVMIAYAGSGTFVCMTERDLGQSPDDLEILINIGLMDFETIYASDRLPVPQVRVGEPARSAFLSPTKPTRILERAIQSATTPPERRSKNGQLVA encoded by the coding sequence ATGAGAATCCTCGCGATCGATGACGATCCTGTGTTTCTCGAACTCTTGGCCGGTATGCTCAAGATGATCGGCTACGCACAGGTTACAACCATGCCCTCTGGTGAAGAGGCGTTGCACGAACTGGATTATTCCGGGACGCTCTATGATTGCATCCTGTCAGACATGCAGATGCCCGACATGGACGGTGCCGCCGTTACGGCCGCCATCCGCACACGCACGGCCTACAGGCAGACCCCGATCCTGATGATCACTGCCATGTCCGGCAAGAATGCCGTGGATGAAGCATTCGCTGCCGGTGCGACCGATTACATCACCAAGCCCCTCGACATCATCGAATTGCGGGCCCGGATCGGGATGGTTGACCGCCTTCTCGCCGAACGCCGGCGCCTTGCAGAATTCGCGCGCCTCGTCGGTCAACGTGCCGCAGCGGCCGAGATAAAGGCCGAATTCGAAACCCCGATCCTTATCCCCGGTTTCGAACGCGGCATCGAATTTCTCGCGATGGAAAACTACCTCCTGACCCTTGGGGTCAAGCGGATGTATTCCACCTCCGCCTTTGCGATCCACGTAAAGAACGCCAGCATCATTTTTAACAAGGCGTCTGGCGCGACCTATGTGCAGATGCTTGGTGATGTGGCCGCTCAGATCGTAGACGCACTCAAGACCGAAGAGGTCATGATCGCTTATGCCGGAAGCGGCACCTTCGTCTGCATGACGGAACGTGATCTTGGACAATCGCCGGATGACCTTGAAATCCTTATCAATATTGGCCTGATGGATTTTGAAACCATCTATGCATCGGATCGGTTGCCTGTGCCTCAGGTCCGCGTAGGAGAACCCGCGCGCAGCGCGTTCCTTTCACCGACAAAGCCGACCCGCATCCTTGAACGCGCAATCCAGTCGGCGACGACGCCACCGGAACGCCGCAGCAAGAACGGGCAACTCGTCGCATGA
- a CDS encoding TRAP transporter large permease, with protein MIEFIALNLAPIMFASLVIFLILGYPVAFALAANGLLFFFIGVELAPLSGGSITLDWPLLNTLPNRIWGVMSNETLLAIPFFTFMGIVLERSGMAEDLLDTIGQLFGPIRGGVAYAVILVGALLAATTGVVAASVIAMGLISLPIMLRYGYDRRVAAGTIAASGTLAQIVPPSLVLIVLADQLGRSVGDMYHGAILPALILVGLYMAYVFLLSIFRPNAVPALPPEVRTLGRGVKSLLVAAAAMMGIGYGAHVWLYPTQGANADVLGAVVGVLVIYGYTLADKALGLNTMSRLAQQVIFVLIPPLALIFLVLGTIFIGLATPTEAGAMGAVGALVLAFMKRRLKLPVITQALAATTRLSAFVMFILIGARVFSLTFYGVNGHVWVEHLLTSVPGGEYGFLFVVNVVLFVLGFFLDFFELVFIIVPLIVPAADALGIDLIWLGVILAMNMQTSFLTPPFGFALFYLRSVAPKSRYKDTVTGKLEDPVRTDQIYAGAIPFIVIQMFMVVVVILFPQLVLHYKAPVIDPSTVTIEMPTLQPLGGGLGGLGQPGGLGGGLGAPAGLQPPGAAQGGLGAPPALQPQGGLGQPPALLQPGGLGQPPAALQAPAAGN; from the coding sequence ATGATCGAGTTCATCGCGCTTAACCTTGCGCCGATCATGTTCGCGAGCCTCGTGATCTTTTTGATCCTTGGCTATCCGGTGGCGTTCGCCCTTGCCGCGAACGGGTTGTTGTTCTTTTTCATCGGGGTGGAGCTTGCGCCTCTTTCGGGTGGGTCGATCACGCTGGATTGGCCATTGCTGAACACCCTGCCCAATCGCATCTGGGGGGTAATGTCGAACGAGACCCTTTTGGCGATCCCGTTCTTCACCTTCATGGGGATCGTTCTGGAACGGTCCGGGATGGCTGAGGATCTGCTGGACACGATCGGGCAGTTGTTCGGGCCGATCCGGGGTGGCGTGGCCTATGCTGTCATCTTGGTGGGCGCGCTATTGGCTGCGACGACGGGGGTGGTGGCGGCATCGGTGATCGCGATGGGGCTTATCAGCCTGCCGATCATGTTGCGCTATGGGTATGACCGTCGCGTGGCAGCGGGCACGATTGCCGCCAGCGGGACCTTGGCGCAAATCGTGCCGCCATCGCTGGTTCTGATTGTGCTGGCGGATCAGTTGGGTCGATCGGTTGGCGATATGTATCACGGTGCGATCCTGCCCGCGTTGATCTTGGTCGGGCTGTATATGGCCTATGTCTTTTTGCTTTCGATCTTTCGGCCGAATGCTGTGCCTGCCCTGCCGCCCGAGGTGCGGACGCTGGGTCGTGGGGTGAAATCGTTGTTGGTGGCCGCAGCGGCAATGATGGGGATCGGCTATGGCGCGCACGTCTGGCTGTATCCGACCCAAGGGGCGAATGCTGATGTTCTGGGTGCGGTGGTCGGTGTTCTGGTGATCTATGGGTACACGTTGGCCGACAAGGCGCTGGGCCTAAACACGATGTCACGGTTGGCGCAGCAGGTGATATTTGTGCTGATCCCGCCGCTTGCCCTGATTTTCCTTGTGCTCGGGACGATCTTCATCGGGCTTGCGACGCCGACCGAGGCGGGCGCGATGGGGGCGGTAGGGGCGCTGGTTCTGGCCTTTATGAAGCGTCGGCTCAAGTTGCCGGTCATCACCCAAGCGCTGGCGGCGACGACGCGGTTGTCGGCTTTCGTGATGTTCATCCTGATCGGGGCGAGGGTGTTTTCGCTGACCTTCTATGGCGTGAATGGCCATGTTTGGGTGGAGCATCTGCTGACGTCGGTCCCCGGAGGCGAATACGGGTTCCTGTTCGTGGTGAACGTGGTCCTGTTCGTTCTTGGCTTTTTCCTCGACTTCTTTGAACTGGTCTTCATCATCGTGCCGCTGATCGTGCCTGCGGCGGATGCCTTGGGGATCGATCTGATCTGGTTGGGCGTAATCCTTGCCATGAACATGCAGACGTCCTTCCTGACGCCGCCCTTCGGCTTTGCCTTGTTCTATCTGCGGTCGGTCGCGCCCAAGTCGCGCTACAAGGATACGGTCACTGGAAAGTTGGAAGATCCGGTGCGGACGGATCAGATATATGCAGGCGCGATCCCGTTTATCGTGATCCAGATGTTCATGGTGGTGGTGGTCATCCTCTTCCCGCAGCTGGTTTTGCACTACAAGGCACCGGTGATCGATCCGTCGACAGTGACCATCGAGATGCCGACCTTGCAGCCGTTGGGTGGTGGGCTTGGCGGTTTGGGCCAGCCGGGCGGCTTGGGCGGGGGGCTTGGAGCGCCAGCCGGGTTGCAGCCACCAGGAGCAGCACAAGGTGGGCTAGGCGCGCCGCCAGCTTTGCAGCCGCAGGGAGGGCTGGGTCAGCCCCCTGCCCTGTTGCAACCGGGTGGATTGGGGCAACCCCCAGCAGCGTTGCAGGCCCCGGCTGCGGGGAACTGA
- a CDS encoding TRAP transporter small permease subunit — MQGLLGLSTLIDRFNVIVGKAVGWLILVAILVSAANAVVRKVFSTSSNAWLELQWYLFGAAFMLAAAYTLKQNEHVRIDVIYGRVSDRTRQWIDLLGHLFFLMPFVGLMVYYLVPYVASSFRSGEVSTNSGGLIIWPAKAILLIGFILLTLQGISEIIKKVAIMRGLIEDPHPFHNAKEQAELEAQALLDEVRK; from the coding sequence ATGCAGGGTCTGCTTGGACTCTCGACACTTATTGATCGTTTCAATGTCATCGTCGGTAAGGCGGTCGGCTGGTTGATCCTTGTGGCCATTCTGGTGAGTGCGGCCAACGCCGTTGTGCGGAAAGTATTCTCTACCTCGTCCAATGCTTGGCTGGAATTGCAGTGGTATCTGTTCGGGGCGGCGTTCATGTTGGCTGCCGCCTATACCCTGAAGCAGAACGAACATGTGCGCATCGACGTGATCTACGGCCGGGTGAGCGACCGCACACGGCAGTGGATTGATCTGTTGGGGCATCTGTTCTTTCTGATGCCCTTCGTGGGGCTGATGGTTTACTACCTTGTGCCTTATGTTGCTTCATCTTTCCGGAGCGGCGAGGTGTCGACGAATTCCGGCGGGCTGATCATCTGGCCTGCAAAGGCCATCCTACTGATTGGGTTCATTCTTCTGACGTTGCAGGGGATTTCCGAGATCATAAAGAAGGTCGCGATCATGCGCGGGCTGATCGAGGACCCGCATCCGTTCCATAACGCCAAGGAGCAAGCAGAGCTTGAGGCGCAGGCTTTGCTGGATGAGGTGCGGAAATGA
- a CDS encoding TRAP transporter substrate-binding protein, whose product MDRRSFLTKAAVGGVGAAALAAPAIAQTAPKVTWRLTSSFPKSLDTIYGGAEVLSRMVSEASEGNFQIQVFAAGELVPGLQAADEVTAGNIEACHTVGYYYWGKDPAWAVAAAVPFSLSARGINAWHYHGGGIDLYNEFLAQHNIVALPGGNTGVQMGGWFRKEINSVADLSGLKMRVGGFAGKVLEKLGVVPQQIAGGDIYPALEKGTIDAAEWVGPYDDEKLGFNKVAPYYYYPGWWEGGPTVHFMFNKAQYEALPPQYQSLLRTAAQAADANMLQMYDYKNPTAIKSLVAGGAQLRPFSPEILEACFNAANEVYAEMEATNPGFAKLWGSIKAFRKENYTWAQVAEYNYDTFMMLQQNAGKL is encoded by the coding sequence ATGGATCGCCGTTCATTCCTGACCAAGGCCGCCGTTGGCGGTGTCGGGGCCGCCGCATTGGCCGCACCTGCCATCGCGCAGACAGCACCAAAGGTCACTTGGCGCCTCACCTCGTCTTTCCCGAAGTCGCTCGATACCATCTATGGCGGGGCAGAGGTTCTGTCGCGTATGGTGTCCGAGGCTTCGGAAGGCAACTTCCAAATTCAGGTCTTCGCTGCAGGCGAACTCGTCCCCGGACTTCAGGCCGCGGATGAAGTGACGGCCGGCAATATCGAAGCCTGCCACACTGTCGGCTACTACTACTGGGGCAAGGATCCGGCTTGGGCCGTTGCCGCCGCCGTTCCCTTCTCGCTCTCGGCCCGCGGGATCAACGCGTGGCACTACCACGGCGGCGGGATCGACCTCTATAACGAATTCCTCGCCCAGCATAACATCGTCGCACTTCCGGGCGGTAACACGGGCGTCCAGATGGGCGGCTGGTTCCGTAAGGAAATCAACAGCGTGGCAGACCTTTCGGGTCTGAAAATGCGGGTCGGCGGCTTCGCGGGCAAGGTCCTTGAAAAGCTCGGCGTCGTGCCGCAACAGATCGCGGGCGGCGATATCTATCCGGCGCTTGAAAAGGGCACCATCGACGCCGCCGAATGGGTCGGCCCGTACGATGACGAAAAGCTTGGCTTCAACAAAGTCGCGCCCTACTACTACTATCCCGGCTGGTGGGAAGGTGGCCCGACCGTCCATTTCATGTTCAACAAGGCGCAGTACGAGGCGCTTCCGCCGCAGTATCAATCTCTGCTGCGCACGGCTGCGCAGGCCGCCGACGCGAACATGCTCCAGATGTATGACTACAAGAACCCCACCGCGATCAAATCACTGGTGGCCGGTGGTGCACAACTGCGTCCCTTCTCTCCAGAAATCCTCGAAGCCTGCTTCAACGCTGCGAACGAGGTCTACGCCGAGATGGAGGCGACCAACCCCGGCTTCGCCAAGCTTTGGGGCTCGATCAAGGCTTTCCGCAAAGAGAACTACACCTGGGCACAGGTCGCAGAATACAACTACGACACGTTCATGATGCTTCAGCAGAACGCAGGAAAGCTCTGA